Proteins encoded by one window of Nitrospira sp.:
- the hypF gene encoding carbamoyltransferase HypF, with the protein MKQDIIVRLRVTVEGTVQGVGFRPFTFRVAQQLGVAGWITNSSCGALLELEGPVGAVETFLVRLQTEAPATAKVDRLTVEPASPMGETVFGIRDSEGAGARRLVVPPDLAICADCLRELSDPMDRRYRYPFLTCTQCGPRVSLITDIPYDRANTTMSRFELCMSCRVEYEDPTNRRFHAEPIACPACGPRLALWDVQGHEVAREQEALQQACEIIRQGGIVAVKGIGGFQLWVDACSDTAVQRLRLRKTRPDKPFAVLFSSVSAVRESCSVAPEEEVVLLSPGAPIVLLRQRNHSGLAPSVSSNTPFVGAMVPSSPLHHLLMTEWQGPAVATSGNRSDEPIVIDEQEALVRLAGIADAFLVHDRAIARPVDDSVVRVVEGEQLILRRARGYVPRSIRVQAPLTNGSAMVPILAVGGHLKNTIALAYGDRVMLSQHLGDLSTLEAFEAFRRAVDDLQRLLAVQPQLVACDLHPDYRSTIFAQEFAERHAVPLVRVQHHHAHVAACMAEHNLDGEVLGVAWDGGGYGSDGTIWGGEFLIAGYPGFRRLAHLRPFRLPGGEAAMRKPWRCAFSVLWETYGEKGAVEACAARQSVKGEGDALAALLHRGIASPWTTSMGRLFDAVSSIAGLCDEASFEGQAAMALEFAAERYEKNAPGDETGSLFAITRGEDNPAMWVADWRPLIESLIKERREGSSSERIAYRFHLALADLIGQIAEHAALPRVVLTGGCFQNVLLLRLARRRLEQAGFTVYSHRQVPPNDGGLSLGQAVVAAHGSGEE; encoded by the coding sequence ATGAAACAAGACATCATTGTTCGCCTGCGTGTCACCGTGGAGGGAACGGTCCAGGGGGTTGGATTCAGGCCGTTCACTTTCCGTGTCGCGCAACAACTTGGCGTGGCCGGGTGGATCACAAACAGCTCTTGTGGTGCGCTGCTGGAACTGGAGGGGCCGGTTGGTGCCGTGGAGACATTTCTCGTGCGCCTGCAGACGGAAGCGCCAGCGACAGCGAAGGTCGATCGGCTGACCGTAGAGCCGGCGAGCCCGATGGGAGAGACTGTCTTCGGGATTCGAGACAGTGAAGGCGCGGGTGCGCGGCGCCTGGTGGTGCCGCCCGATCTCGCGATCTGTGCCGATTGCCTGCGTGAGCTGAGCGATCCAATGGATCGGCGCTATCGCTATCCTTTTCTCACCTGTACCCAATGTGGCCCACGCGTCAGCCTCATCACGGACATTCCCTATGATCGCGCCAACACCACGATGAGCCGGTTCGAGCTCTGCATGAGCTGTCGAGTCGAGTACGAAGATCCGACGAACCGTCGCTTCCATGCCGAACCGATCGCCTGTCCGGCTTGTGGCCCTCGGTTGGCCTTGTGGGATGTTCAGGGACACGAGGTGGCTCGTGAACAGGAAGCTTTGCAGCAGGCCTGCGAGATCATTCGACAGGGTGGGATTGTTGCGGTCAAAGGAATCGGCGGATTTCAGCTGTGGGTGGATGCCTGCTCGGATACAGCCGTGCAACGGTTGCGCCTCCGCAAGACAAGACCGGACAAACCCTTCGCGGTCTTATTTTCATCTGTTTCCGCGGTACGAGAATCATGCTCTGTTGCTCCGGAAGAAGAAGTCGTGCTGCTCTCTCCGGGAGCGCCGATTGTGCTGCTGCGGCAGCGCAATCATTCTGGGTTGGCCCCATCGGTGTCCTCCAACACCCCCTTCGTCGGTGCCATGGTGCCGTCCAGCCCGCTCCACCATCTGCTGATGACGGAGTGGCAAGGTCCGGCAGTCGCCACCAGCGGCAACCGCTCCGACGAACCCATCGTGATCGATGAACAGGAGGCGCTCGTTCGGCTCGCCGGGATCGCGGATGCGTTCCTGGTTCACGATCGAGCGATCGCGCGGCCGGTTGATGATTCAGTCGTGCGTGTGGTCGAGGGCGAGCAGTTGATCCTCCGGCGAGCGAGGGGCTATGTGCCTCGCTCGATCAGAGTGCAGGCGCCCCTTACGAACGGGAGCGCGATGGTCCCGATTCTCGCGGTCGGGGGCCATCTCAAGAACACGATCGCGTTGGCGTATGGCGATCGGGTCATGCTGAGCCAGCACCTTGGCGATCTGTCTACGCTGGAGGCTTTCGAGGCGTTTCGCCGCGCCGTCGATGATCTGCAACGGCTGCTTGCTGTCCAGCCCCAACTGGTAGCCTGCGATCTTCACCCCGACTATCGATCAACCATCTTCGCGCAGGAATTCGCCGAGCGCCACGCGGTCCCGCTCGTTCGGGTGCAACACCATCACGCCCATGTCGCCGCCTGTATGGCCGAGCACAACTTAGACGGCGAGGTGCTGGGCGTGGCCTGGGACGGGGGGGGCTATGGTTCCGACGGCACGATCTGGGGAGGCGAATTTCTCATCGCGGGGTATCCAGGCTTCAGGCGTCTCGCCCATCTTCGACCGTTTCGCCTGCCGGGCGGAGAGGCGGCTATGCGCAAACCCTGGCGCTGCGCCTTCTCAGTCCTCTGGGAGACCTATGGAGAGAAGGGAGCCGTTGAAGCGTGTGCTGCCCGGCAATCAGTGAAAGGGGAAGGCGACGCTCTTGCGGCCCTGCTGCACAGAGGGATTGCCTCACCCTGGACCACCAGCATGGGACGACTCTTCGATGCGGTGTCGTCGATTGCTGGCTTGTGTGATGAAGCCAGTTTTGAAGGGCAGGCGGCCATGGCTCTGGAGTTCGCGGCGGAACGGTATGAAAAGAATGCTCCCGGAGATGAGACGGGCTCCCTGTTCGCTATCACAAGAGGTGAGGACAACCCGGCCATGTGGGTCGCTGACTGGCGACCGCTGATCGAGTCGCTTATCAAGGAGCGGCGCGAAGGAAGTAGTTCCGAGCGGATCGCGTATCGGTTCCATCTTGCGTTGGCGGATCTGATCGGTCAGATTGCGGAGCACGCTGCGTTGCCGCGTGTGGTGCTGACCGGCGGATGCTTTCAGAATGTCCTGTTGCTTCGGCTCGCGCGTCGCCGATTAGAGCAAGCAGGGTTTACCGTCTACAGCCATCGCCAGGTGCCGCCCAACGATGGGGGGCTCTCGCTGGGCCAGGCGGTCGTGGCGGCACACGGGTCCGGTGAGGAGTGA
- a CDS encoding HAD-IIB family hydrolase: MYRRVMAFDFDGTLAVDGVVPRDLECALERCRAAGYALFLVTGRRFETVPLGRLGDVFTGVVWENGAVLVHTATGEVYLPFGQLEERLVKALEDAEIPLERGLAIAATWVPHDQEVWRVLSAHGGGAAVEYNKGAVMVLPSGAAKGTGLERLLTICGFSAHNLAAFGDAENDVSMLRLAEIGVVVGDAVPAVQEMADVVASRPGPAGVLEILDRYPLAGQYLDVPLRRERRIVIGRDKANIEVSLPGSRLAGRNLGVFGDSGTGKSWVVGLLAEGLHHEEYQVLLVDPEGDFRGLRALPRFVALEGDRVSMPVPSAVVALLETGSVSVVLDLSRYPVTLRIPYVAELVRALRPLRERKYRPHWIVLDEAQQLFPPNGGEAADAVAPLLEQGGWAVVSYRPDRLDPRVLRSVHHCLATRLVEPEAVRAVQEHCGECGLGEVNFAEIPPGEILLCDGQVARLRPALRRVPHIRHFYKYLEGPLPPGKRFWFRDAQAGVGQEAASLYEFVQLIPTVPCASLEYHDRREDFSRWAEGALGDADLAARLRKLAHRQLTGKTLREALRQTVAVRYEELNALR; encoded by the coding sequence ATGTACCGTCGTGTGATGGCGTTTGACTTTGACGGGACGCTTGCCGTGGATGGGGTGGTGCCCCGTGACCTCGAATGCGCACTTGAGCGATGCCGTGCTGCAGGCTATGCGCTGTTTCTTGTCACGGGCCGGCGCTTTGAGACCGTCCCACTTGGCCGCCTGGGCGACGTGTTCACCGGTGTGGTGTGGGAGAATGGCGCAGTCTTAGTGCATACCGCCACCGGTGAGGTCTATCTGCCATTCGGGCAGCTCGAGGAACGCCTCGTGAAAGCGCTTGAGGACGCTGAGATTCCCCTCGAACGGGGATTGGCCATTGCGGCGACCTGGGTGCCGCACGACCAAGAAGTGTGGCGCGTGCTCAGCGCCCACGGTGGCGGCGCAGCGGTCGAGTATAACAAAGGGGCGGTGATGGTGCTGCCCTCTGGAGCGGCGAAGGGGACGGGCTTAGAGCGACTCCTCACCATCTGCGGGTTCTCAGCGCACAATTTGGCGGCGTTCGGTGATGCCGAGAACGATGTCTCGATGCTCCGGCTGGCCGAAATCGGGGTAGTCGTGGGGGACGCCGTGCCGGCGGTTCAGGAGATGGCCGATGTCGTCGCGTCTCGTCCGGGGCCGGCAGGCGTGCTGGAAATTCTGGACCGCTACCCCTTGGCCGGTCAATATCTCGACGTGCCCTTGCGCCGGGAGCGGCGCATTGTGATCGGGCGGGATAAGGCGAACATCGAGGTGTCACTGCCGGGGTCTCGTCTCGCTGGGCGAAACCTTGGGGTGTTCGGGGACTCAGGCACAGGCAAGTCCTGGGTGGTTGGCCTCCTGGCCGAAGGGCTGCACCACGAGGAGTATCAGGTCCTGCTGGTGGACCCTGAAGGAGACTTCCGCGGTCTTCGGGCGCTCCCGCGATTTGTGGCTCTAGAGGGAGATCGTGTATCCATGCCGGTCCCGTCGGCCGTGGTGGCCTTGCTGGAAACTGGGAGCGTGTCGGTGGTGTTGGATCTCAGCCGATATCCCGTCACCTTGCGCATTCCGTACGTGGCCGAGTTGGTGCGCGCGCTCCGTCCGTTGCGGGAGCGCAAGTACCGGCCCCATTGGATTGTCTTGGACGAAGCCCAACAGCTGTTCCCGCCGAACGGGGGAGAGGCGGCGGACGCGGTGGCCCCTCTGTTGGAACAAGGTGGATGGGCCGTCGTTTCGTATCGACCTGATCGTCTTGATCCGAGGGTGCTCCGTTCAGTGCACCATTGCCTGGCGACTCGACTGGTTGAGCCTGAAGCGGTCCGGGCGGTGCAAGAGCATTGTGGGGAGTGCGGGCTTGGAGAGGTGAACTTCGCGGAGATTCCTCCCGGCGAGATACTCTTGTGTGACGGCCAAGTGGCCCGCTTGCGACCGGCTCTCCGCCGGGTCCCGCATATCAGGCACTTCTACAAGTATCTCGAGGGGCCGCTGCCTCCTGGCAAGCGCTTCTGGTTTCGGGACGCGCAGGCGGGTGTGGGGCAGGAAGCGGCCAGCCTGTATGAGTTCGTACAGCTCATCCCGACGGTGCCGTGTGCAAGTTTGGAGTATCACGACCGTCGAGAGGATTTCTCACGGTGGGCTGAAGGGGCCCTTGGCGATGCAGATCTTGCCGCACGCCTGCGGAAGCTGGCGCATCGGCAGCTCACAGGGAAGACGCTCCGGGAGGCCCTCCGGCAGACGGTGGCGGTGCGGTACGAGGAGCTGAATGCGCTACGCTAA